From a single Macrobrachium rosenbergii isolate ZJJX-2024 chromosome 9, ASM4041242v1, whole genome shotgun sequence genomic region:
- the LOC136842057 gene encoding kininogen-1-like, whose translation MKLLLVVALLTTFVSSEYVYKAPHNALPLIPGPSVVDRKVILGHLDKHGPFHLLPTHGLGHVVSEHELGPEYGVHDEYRPPLAYGYGHGVHPHAHLHGHLHAHVHDHPHAHVHGHLHAHVHDHPHAHLHGVHHGIQTGPHDVYGHDHVHVGGFPGHGHGHGVGVAYHPYNGRSYVAPRHHGNYGYAPHYGYEY comes from the exons ATGAAGTTGTTGTTG GTCGTTGCCCTCCTGACGACGTTCGTGTCCTCAGAATACGTATACAAGGCGCCCCACAACGCCCTTCCTCTGATCCCAGGACCGAGTGTGGTCGACAGGAAGGTGATCCTCGGTCACCTCGACAAACACGGGCCCTTCCACCTGCTCCCCACCCACGGGTTAGGACACGTGGTGAGCGAACACGAACTCGGTCCCGAATACGGGGTCCACGACGAGTACCGTCCTCCCCTCGCATACGGTTACGGACACGGGGTGCACCCCCACGCCCACCTCCACGGACACCTCCACGCCCACGTCCATGACCACCCCCACGCCCACGTCCATGGACACCTCCACGCCCACGTCCATGACCACCCCCACGCCCACCTCCATGGCGTCCACCATGGAATCCAGACAGGACCTCATGACGTGTACGGACACGATCACGTACACGTGGGCGGTTTTCCCGGACACGGACATGGACACGGGGTGGGAGTGGCTTACCATCCCTATAACGGACGGTCGTACGTAGCACCCAGACACCATGGCAATTACGGGTATGCACCTCATTACGGGTATGAGTATTAA